The DNA segment AGCCTGGCTGATGCCGTGCTTAACCGCGCCAGCTTGGCCCGAAAGGCCGCCGCCGCGAACGGTTGCGATCACATCATACTGACCTTGACGGTCGGTGATGGTGAAAGGTTGGTCGATGATCAAACGCAGGGTTGGACGTGCGAAATACACTTCCTGGTCCCGGCCGTTCACGATGACCTTGCCTGTGCCTGGTTTGATCCAAACACGCGCGGTTGCGTCTTTACGACGACCGGTTGCATAGGCACGGCCTTGCGCGTCTAGCTCTTGATCACGCAATGGCATGGTGGGTTGAGCCGCCACGGTTTGAGCGATTTCTGCTGCGTCACCCGCTGGTGCATCGCCAGCAATTTCTTTCAGATCGGAGAGATCAGAAACGGTGGTTGTTTCGGCGCTTTTGGTTTCGACGTCTTGCGTCTCGCCTGTGTTTTCGCTGACCATTATGCAGTCACCTTGTTCTTGCGATTCATAGAAGCAACATCGAGCACCTGCGGAGCTTGTCCGTCATGGGGGTGTTCTGTGCCGTTATACAGGTGGAGCGAACGCATTTGCTCACGTCCCAATGGGCCGCGTGGGATCATACGCTCAACAGCTTTTGACAAAACACGCTCAGGGAAGCGACCTTCGAGAACCTTCGCAGGGGTCGTTTCCTTGATGCCACCAGGGTGGCCGGTGTGTTTGTAATAGATCTTTTTCGTCGCCTTGTTGCTGGTGAATTTCACCTTGTCGGCGTTGATGACGATCACATGGTCACCGCAATCGACATGCGGTGTGAAGCTTGGCTTGTGTTTGCCGCGCAAGTGATTGGCGATGATAGAAGCGAGACGGCCGACAACGAGGCCTTCGGCATCAATCAAATGCCATTTCTTCTCGACCTCTGCCGGTTTAATCGACCGGGTCTGTTTGCTGATAGCCTTCATGGCTGAACGTCCTTCAATCAAAGGGATGAATTAAAAAAAACCAAGGTTCGCTGGTTTGATTTCCGCTCTCCGCGCCGAATCGGGCAAGAGCCAGATATCAATCTGGCGAAGTTGAAGCGGCCATCTGTGCGTCAGAGCCGCTTAAGTCAACAAAAACCGGGGGTTTCAAAGGAGGTAAAATAATACCGTACAACTTTGGGGCGATCCAAAAGCTAGAATTCGGCCAACGTCCATTGCTCTTTCGCGCGGCTTTCGCTTTGTCCGATGCGGGTCACAACTTCGCGGTCAGCCTGCGCCAGCCACGCTCCTTGGGTGGAACAAAGCGCGGTGTAGAGCACTTCAAACTGCCCAACCCCTCCATTGGGCAGATTGATCTGCTGGCTTGATCGGCGCGGCTCTTCGCTCGGATAGAAGAGATCGCCGGGCATGCGATCCAACAAAGACGCTCCGGCCCGCTGCATCTGCATCAGATACGCTTGGTGGGCGGCCCGTTCGTCATCGGGAATATCGCGTTGCTCGATCATCCGGCGCGCCTCGTCCACCGCTGCGGCCATATCCGCGGCACGCGTGCCGTTGCCCGCAGCATAGATACGACCTGCGCTGGTTAGCATAATCGGCCACATTTGATCGGTCGGGCGCGACCGCTCGATTGCGGTCAACGCTGCAAGCGATTCAGGAGCATCAACCGCCACATCGATTTGTGTTCCGGTGATTGAAATGGTGGACGCGCCATCCGCGCCATGATCAGCCGAATAACCAAATTCGACGCGCCAATTGCGTTCAATGCTCAAACTAGCGCCGCCCCTAAGGCTGCGTTCCAGTCGACGAAACAGACGCATCGGTCGCGACGGTATGGCCAAACCCGAACGCGCGAATAGTGTGTGCGGCCCAAGGCCCAGCACCGCCGCAGAACCAAATGCGACGAACGCACCCATCGCAGCCCGGCGCGAAGGTTTGTTCATCTGGTTCCCCCTGGTTGCATGAATGTAGACCGTCCCTCGTTACACTTTATGGTTTGACTACAGTGCTTTCCAGCCAAGCCAGCGTCGCCGGATAGGCCGTGTCGCACCGCCATCCAACCACGGCGGGTGTATCATAGGGATGAAGCTCTCCCAAACGCGCAACGCATGCGTTCAGTCGTGCGCTCGTGGTTTTGAACAGGACGGAGACTTCGATCGCGGTTGAGATCTCGCCATTATATTCGAACACAGATTCCACATTTGGTACGATATTCGCGCAAGCAATCAGTCGCTCCGACAACAATTGACCGGCAATCCGCCGGGCGGAATCGCCATCGGGAAACGGGCAATAGGCAAGGGCGGCCTGACTACGATCGGGCGTCTCGCTGGTCATGGTAAGGCGGCCGACACGCGTTTTTGTTGAGTTTGCATGCCATCGGCGTGCATCGCCCATGCGGTGGACGCCACCAACAACGCGCCGGTCAATTGATGCGCCGCTGCGATCCACAAATTGACCTGAGACAAGACCGTGGCGATCCCCAAAAGGATCATGATGCCAAACGCGCTGTGCACCGCGATAGAAGCGCGCCGATCGAATGCGCGAACCCGCCGCGCCAGGTAGATCAACGCGGCAACCGCGACCCACGCCCACCAACGATGGACGAAATGCAAGAAAAGCGGGTCATGCGTCAGAGTCCAAAACACGCCATCATCAAAGCTGAGTTCTGGGATCAGCCGGCCGTTCATTAAGGGCCAATCATACGCAACGTGACCGGCGTTCAACCCGGCGACCCATGCCCCCAACAACAATTGAACAAACAGGACAAAAGCCACCAATGCTGAAGCCAATGTCATCGGTGCCCCCCCGCTAATCGGATCGCGGGCAAGGACACGCATATCGCGTGCGGTCCAAACCAACGCGCCCAACAACAACAACGCCGTCAGCAAATGCAGTGACAAACGAAAATGGCTGACATCGGTCATGTCGCCGACCAAACCCGATTGCACCATGAGCCACCCGAATAGCCCTTGAAGTCCGCCCAGCGCCAAAAGACCCACAAAGCGCCCTTTAAAGCCGGTGGGGATCGCGCCTTTCACCCAAAACCAAACGAGCGGCGCGGCATAGGCGAAGCCGACCATCCGGGCGAGCAAGCGGTGAAACCATTCCCAAAAATAGATGAATTTGAAATCGGCCAGTGTCATTCCGGCCAAACTCGCCTCCAACCGATATTCAGGGGTCGCCTGATATTTGGCAAATTCCGCCTGCCAGGCTGCGTCGGTCAAGGGCGGTAAAATGCCCGTTGCCACTTGCCATTCGGTGATGGACAATCCGCTTTCGGTAAGCCGAGTGATCCCCCCGATAAGCACGATAACCACCACAATCGCGGCGACAATTTCAAGCCAGCGGGCAATGGCCAAGGGCAGCGCATTCGGGTTCGGAGCGCCTTGGTTGGTGGGGGATGTGTTTGGGGTCGTTGCCATAAGGCCTGCGTAAATGTGCGGTCTTTGCAGCGCATGCAAGTCTGATTGCTGCATTGCCCGATGCATGGCGTGCAAAGGCGCCGATGGCCAAAACCCTTGCACAATGTGATGTTGTTACATATTTAAGCCACATCGTGATGCAGGACAGCAATCCTCCGAATCGCCCCAATAGGCGAACTATCCTCGACCAACTTGGTATTGGGGTTGCGGGATTGTGCGCGCTGCATTGTGTTGCGACCATCCTATTTGTCTCTGGATTGGGTGTGGGCGGACATTTCCTACTTTCGCCTGATATTCATCGATTCGGTCTGGCTATCGCGTTGATCATCGCCGCCGTTGCGATCGGCTGGGGCGCGTTGAAACACCGGCGCGCGGCGCCGTTTGTGATCGCGATGATGGGCCTTAGCTTTATGGGTGGAGCGTTGGCCGTTCCGCATGGGAATGACGAATTTATCTTGACCATTATCGGCGTTTCGCTGGTTTCCTTTGGTCACTTGTTGAATATTCGCGCGACGCTGACGCAATAAATTGCCCTGATCAAATGCGAAGGTTGCACCGTGGCGCTGCGCGGCTATTTCAGTGTGCATGAGCGAAATGAAATCCATCACATTGAACGGCGAAACTCGCCGAACATCCGCTGCTACGATTGCTGACCTGGTCAAAGAGCTTGAGCTGTCGCCAGAAAAGGTGGCGGTCGAACGCAACGGTGAAATCGTGCCGCGATCCACTTTGGCGAACGCGCCTCTTGCTTCGGATGATGTGTTGGAAATTGTACACTTTGTCGGCGGCGGCGATCACGTCGATCCTGCGGCGGACACTTGGTCTGTTGCTGGGCGCACATTCACGTCGCGCCTGATCGTTGGCACGGGCAAGTACAAGGACTTTGAAGAGAACGCCGCGGCATTGGAAGCCAGCGGCGCGGAAATCGTCACAGTGGCGGTGCGCCGGGTCAATGTCACCGATCCCAAGGCGCCGATGTTGACCGATTACATTGATCCCAAAAAGGTCACCTATCTGCCCAACACCGCAGGGTGCTTTAACGCCGATGACGCGATCCGCACATTGCGATTGGCGCGCGAGGCCGGGGGCTGGGATTTGGTCAAACTCGAAGTGTTGGGCGAAGCGCGCACGTTGTATCCCAATATGCGAGAGACATTGGAAGCCACCGAAGTGTTGGCCAAAGAAGGGTTTCACCCGATGGTCTATTGCGTCGATGATCCGATCGCCGCGAAACAATTGGAAGACGCAGGTGCGGTTGCCATCATGCCGCTGGGCGCGCCGATTGGATCAGGGTTGGGAATCCAGAATCAAGTGACAATTCGATTGATCGTCGAAGGCGCGAATGTGCCTGTATTGGTCGATGCAGGCGTGGGCACGGCGTCGGATGCTGCAGTGGGGATGGAATTGGGATGCGACGGTATCTTGATGAACACGGCCATCGCAGAAGCCAAAGAGCCCATTCGCATGGCGCGTGCCATGAAACTTGCTGTCGAAGGTGGTCGCGAGGCGTATTTGGCCGGGCGAATGGGGCGGCGCAAATACGCTGATCCCAGCAGCCCGCTTGCCGGGCTGATCTAACTCAGGCGCAGCCCGCATTGCGTCGGGTGCAACGGAAAAACCGCTCTATGGTTACCGCGTGTTAACCAAGTTGTTGGACAACCGTCTCCCTTATTCAGGAGACGACGAGTGACACTTGCCAACAGCGCGACCATGGCCATCGGCGAAATGCGTGAATTCGCAGGGTTCGAACCAAGCGAGCAGCGCTATATCAAGCGCAGCCTCGATATTGGGCTTGGCCGGTGTGACGCATTCCAATTGTGGGGCGACAGCGAGGCGGAAAGCCGCGCGATCCGTCGGCAATATGTCGTCTATCAAGACTTGAAAGCGCTTCGCACGCTAGTCCCGCATCACGATGAACCGGTCGAGTTGGAGCGGTTTATTGGCAAACTCATCGGTTTGGCGGTGCATGATCTGGAACCGGAACGGATTGTGAGCTTCTCGGCGTTCCGTTTTCTTTACGAACGGCTTTTGGGCGCAGATGCGCGCCCTTACCTGCCTGCGGCGTTCTGCGCCGCGGCGGCTTTGCCCGCTATTCGGCCTGAACATCGCAAAACACTGCTGCAAAGCTTGAGCGAAGCCGCTGCGACCGCACCAGGTTGGTCAGGCCGTGAGCCCAGCTTCTACCCAGAGTTTATCGAGGATGTTGAAGCAGCTTGAAGATGATGGTCGCACCCTTTGCGATCATCATTGAAACTAGCTCCTAAACCCTCTCGCAACTGAGGCGCTTAGTAAGAGCTAGCCACGATACAGGCCGTTGATCTTGTCCTGATAACGATCGCGGATTTTGTGACGGCGGATCTTCATGCTCGGCGTCATTTCCTCGTTCTCGATCGAAAACGCTTCATCGGCAAACGCAAATTGACGGACTTTCTCAACGACTGACAAGTCCTTGTTCGTCCGATCAAGCGCCGCGCGCACTGCGTTTTTGAATGCAGGCAGATCTTGCAACGCCTTTAGGTCAAACTTCTCGTCATTCGCACGCGCCCATTCCAGCGCCCATTCCGCGTCCGGCACAATCAAACCGACAACATAGGGCCGCTTGTCGCCGCTCACCATCGCTTGCGCGATTTCGGGCTGCAGGGTCAACATGCCTTCGATCTTTTGCGGGGCAACATTGTCGCCCTTGTCATTGACGATCATGTCTTTCTTGCGGTCGGTGATCACGATCCGGCCATTGGCGTCCAAATGGCCAATATCTCCGGTGTGAAGCCAGCCATCGACAATCGTGCGCGCCGTTTCGGCGTCGTTTTGCCAATATCCGTGCATGACGAGCTCACCCCGGCACAGGATTTCGCCGTCTTCAGCAATCTTGACCTCAACACCGCGCATGGGCGGGCCGACTGTGTCCATCTTCAATCCGGCGGCGGGGCGGTTGCAGCTCATGATTGGGCCACTTTCGGTCTGACCGTAGCCCTGCAGCATGGTCAGGCCCATTGCGTCGAAGAAATTGCCGACCTCTGGATTTAACGGCGCGCCGCCCGACACCATCGCTTTGATCCGACCGCCAAATTTGGTGCGGATTTTGGGTCGCAGAGTTTTCTCGACCAGAAAATCCAACGGCCGATCCCGTTTGCGTTTCTTGCCTTCACTGGAATTTTCACTGATTTTCAGTGCTTTATCCATCATGAAATTGGCAACAGCGCCCTGTTTCTCGATCTGTTTGATGATCCGCGTGCGCAAAACTTCGAACAGGCGCGGGACAACGACCATGATCGTTGGTTGGACCTCTTCGATGTTTGAGGCGAGCTTTTCCAAACCTTCGGAATAGAAAATTTCGCCGTACAAGGCGATTGGCAGATATTGCCCGGCCGTGTGTTCGTAGGCGTGGCTTAGTGGGAGGAACGATAAGAACCGTTCATCATCCACCCCGAAATCGTCGATGACGATGTCGGCAGCGCCCGCAATGTTGCACAGGATCGCGCCGTGATGCTGTTTTACGCCGCGCGGTGCACCGCCTGTCCCGCTGGTGTAGATCAAACACGCAGTGTCGCCGCGCCCAATCCCCGAAAGCCGCGTTTCGACCGCGGCACGGGCCGCCGCCGCATCGCCAGCGACCAAAGCGTCCCAATTGTGATATTCGAAACTGCCCGATTGTTTGCGATGCAGATCCTCGATGCCGATGACGTGTTCAACAATGCCGGTACGTCCGATCGCACCAACCAACGGCGCAAGCAGCTTTTCATTGGAGACAAAGACCGCGCGTGCGCCCGAATTGTCTAGGATATGGGCGTGATCGCGTTCGGTGTTGGTGATGTATGTCGGTACGGAAATGCATCCGGCCGCCATGATTGCCAAATCGGCCATGCACCATTCCGGCCGGTTCTCAGACACAAGAGCCACCCGATCGCCGTCATTAAGACCCATGCCGCGCAAACTTTCCGCCAGCAAGCAGACCTGATCAGCGACTTCGCGCCAACTTTGTGTCGTCCATTGGCCGTCTTCCTTGCGGCCCAAAAACGGGGCGTCGCCTTTCTGATCGGCGCGTTTCAGGAAGAGTTCGACAAGATTGGTTGCCCGGTCGATATCCTGAAGAATGGGATCATCGTTCGGATCGACCACGGGCATGGAATGGGGGGCGTGCACGGAAAAAAGGCTCCTCTTCCCGCTCAAGTGAGGTTGGAAACAACCCAGCCTGAGCATCGTCTCTGTTTTTATTGCCTATCGAATTAAGAGCAGAAAGCCGTAGCGGCAAGCGTTGGTGTTACCACGACATCGACCCAAACGCACAATCCATTCATGAAAACAATAGGTTATTCGTACCCTAGCAAATCCGCAACCCGAGGATCGCCCGCTGCTTCCCAGCCATTTTCGGTTCTGCGCACGGCATTTGCCTTGCCCCGCGGCGACAGCAAACGGATTTGACCATGACCCAAAGCTTCCAATTCATCGACCATACCGGCGATGACGCTGCCGTCTTCGGTGATGACGGTGGTGCCAAAAGCCATGATAAGGGGAAGACCAAGCGCGTCCTCTGCACTCATTCCAAAATCCAGCACGCCGATGATGGACCGCGCCACTTGAACCGGGATCGTTGGCCCGCCCGCCGCTCCGATGATGAGGACAACTTCACCCTCTGCATCAAACACGATTGTTGGGGCCATGGAAGAACGCGGGCGTTTGCCCCCTTCGACACGATTGGCGACTGGCACGCCGTTCACTTCGGGCGATGCGCTAAAATCGGTCAATTCGTTGTTGAGGTAAAAGCCGCCAAAATGCAGGCCGGACCCAAACGCCCCTTCGACCGTGGATGTGTAGCTAACGGCATTGCCATCGCCATCGACGATGGAGAAATGCGTCGTCCCATTTTCGGGTGGTTCGTCGCCATCGGCGCGCGCCAAGGGCGCCCCCGGCGGCACGCCAGCTTCCACCGATTCCAATGCCGAGGCAGGGTCGATTAAGGCGCTGCGGCCGGCGATGTAATCGGGATCGACCAATCCGGCGACCGGCACGGCCACAAAGTCCTCATCGCCAATATAAAGCTCTCTATCGGCGTAGGCGACGCGTTGTGATTCCAGGAACAAGTGCCAGAATTGCGGGCTTTCGGGGCCCATGGTCGCGACATCAAACCGCTGCAATTGACCTAGCATTTGAGCGACTGCGACGC comes from the Erythrobacter sp. Alg231-14 genome and includes:
- the rpsI gene encoding 30S ribosomal protein S9, whose protein sequence is MVSENTGETQDVETKSAETTTVSDLSDLKEIAGDAPAGDAAEIAQTVAAQPTMPLRDQELDAQGRAYATGRRKDATARVWIKPGTGKVIVNGRDQEVYFARPTLRLIIDQPFTITDRQGQYDVIATVRGGGLSGQAGAVKHGISQALTKYEPELRATVKSAGFLTRDSRVVERKKYGRAKARRSFQFSKR
- the rplM gene encoding 50S ribosomal protein L13 — protein: MKAISKQTRSIKPAEVEKKWHLIDAEGLVVGRLASIIANHLRGKHKPSFTPHVDCGDHVIVINADKVKFTSNKATKKIYYKHTGHPGGIKETTPAKVLEGRFPERVLSKAVERMIPRGPLGREQMRSLHLYNGTEHPHDGQAPQVLDVASMNRKNKVTA
- the cutA gene encoding divalent cation tolerance protein CutA, giving the protein MTSETPDRSQAALAYCPFPDGDSARRIAGQLLSERLIACANIVPNVESVFEYNGEISTAIEVSVLFKTTSARLNACVARLGELHPYDTPAVVGWRCDTAYPATLAWLESTVVKP
- a CDS encoding COX15/CtaA family protein; protein product: MATTPNTSPTNQGAPNPNALPLAIARWLEIVAAIVVVIVLIGGITRLTESGLSITEWQVATGILPPLTDAAWQAEFAKYQATPEYRLEASLAGMTLADFKFIYFWEWFHRLLARMVGFAYAAPLVWFWVKGAIPTGFKGRFVGLLALGGLQGLFGWLMVQSGLVGDMTDVSHFRLSLHLLTALLLLGALVWTARDMRVLARDPISGGAPMTLASALVAFVLFVQLLLGAWVAGLNAGHVAYDWPLMNGRLIPELSFDDGVFWTLTHDPLFLHFVHRWWAWVAVAALIYLARRVRAFDRRASIAVHSAFGIMILLGIATVLSQVNLWIAAAHQLTGALLVASTAWAMHADGMQTQQKRVSAALP
- a CDS encoding MerC family mercury resistance protein, producing MAKTLAQCDVVTYLSHIVMQDSNPPNRPNRRTILDQLGIGVAGLCALHCVATILFVSGLGVGGHFLLSPDIHRFGLAIALIIAAVAIGWGALKHRRAAPFVIAMMGLSFMGGALAVPHGNDEFILTIIGVSLVSFGHLLNIRATLTQ
- the thiS gene encoding sulfur carrier protein ThiS; this translates as MSEMKSITLNGETRRTSAATIADLVKELELSPEKVAVERNGEIVPRSTLANAPLASDDVLEIVHFVGGGDHVDPAADTWSVAGRTFTSRLIVGTGKYKDFEENAAALEASGAEIVTVAVRRVNVTDPKAPMLTDYIDPKKVTYLPNTAGCFNADDAIRTLRLAREAGGWDLVKLEVLGEARTLYPNMRETLEATEVLAKEGFHPMVYCVDDPIAAKQLEDAGAVAIMPLGAPIGSGLGIQNQVTIRLIVEGANVPVLVDAGVGTASDAAVGMELGCDGILMNTAIAEAKEPIRMARAMKLAVEGGREAYLAGRMGRRKYADPSSPLAGLI
- a CDS encoding AMP-binding protein; translated protein: MPVVDPNDDPILQDIDRATNLVELFLKRADQKGDAPFLGRKEDGQWTTQSWREVADQVCLLAESLRGMGLNDGDRVALVSENRPEWCMADLAIMAAGCISVPTYITNTERDHAHILDNSGARAVFVSNEKLLAPLVGAIGRTGIVEHVIGIEDLHRKQSGSFEYHNWDALVAGDAAAARAAVETRLSGIGRGDTACLIYTSGTGGAPRGVKQHHGAILCNIAGAADIVIDDFGVDDERFLSFLPLSHAYEHTAGQYLPIALYGEIFYSEGLEKLASNIEEVQPTIMVVVPRLFEVLRTRIIKQIEKQGAVANFMMDKALKISENSSEGKKRKRDRPLDFLVEKTLRPKIRTKFGGRIKAMVSGGAPLNPEVGNFFDAMGLTMLQGYGQTESGPIMSCNRPAAGLKMDTVGPPMRGVEVKIAEDGEILCRGELVMHGYWQNDAETARTIVDGWLHTGDIGHLDANGRIVITDRKKDMIVNDKGDNVAPQKIEGMLTLQPEIAQAMVSGDKRPYVVGLIVPDAEWALEWARANDEKFDLKALQDLPAFKNAVRAALDRTNKDLSVVEKVRQFAFADEAFSIENEEMTPSMKIRRHKIRDRYQDKINGLYRG